The Mesorhizobium loti genome includes a region encoding these proteins:
- a CDS encoding sugar ABC transporter permease encodes MKGFKPSAPFLLLLPAMIVLAAVVVVPLLLSLYSSFTPFRLTKPETFYVFIGIRNYLSILSNTDFWWAFGRTVLLLTIALNLEMLLGLGLAMLVEKATRGQRILRTLMMFPMMFSPILVGFQFKFMFNDNIGLVNNAMQSLGITQDAIPWLIEGHLAFIAISIAEIWSSTAIFAILILAGLLAMPKEPIEAARVDGCTPWQTFRYVTWPFVMPFAYIAMTIRSLDVARAYDIVKIMTDGGPAGRTELLWTLVARTAYSDGRMGMANAMAYFSILLSIAFTVYFFNKLAAARTQIGAEW; translated from the coding sequence ATGAAGGGCTTCAAGCCATCCGCGCCATTCCTGCTGCTGCTTCCGGCCATGATTGTCCTGGCGGCGGTTGTCGTCGTGCCGTTGCTGTTGTCCCTTTACTCCAGCTTCACGCCGTTCCGCCTGACCAAGCCCGAGACATTCTACGTCTTCATCGGCATCCGGAACTATCTTTCGATCCTGTCCAACACTGATTTCTGGTGGGCGTTCGGCCGTACGGTGCTGCTGCTCACCATAGCGCTCAATCTCGAAATGCTGCTTGGCCTCGGCCTTGCCATGCTGGTCGAGAAGGCAACGCGCGGCCAGCGAATCCTGCGCACGCTGATGATGTTCCCGATGATGTTCTCGCCGATCCTGGTCGGCTTCCAGTTCAAGTTCATGTTCAACGACAATATCGGCCTGGTGAACAATGCCATGCAGTCGCTCGGCATCACGCAGGACGCCATACCGTGGCTGATCGAAGGCCATCTCGCCTTCATCGCCATTTCGATCGCCGAGATCTGGTCGTCGACGGCGATCTTCGCCATCCTGATCCTCGCCGGCCTGCTCGCCATGCCCAAGGAACCGATCGAGGCGGCGCGGGTCGACGGCTGCACACCGTGGCAGACGTTCCGCTATGTGACGTGGCCGTTCGTCATGCCCTTCGCCTACATCGCCATGACCATCCGCTCGCTCGACGTGGCGCGCGCCTATGACATCGTCAAGATCATGACCGATGGCGGCCCGGCGGGCCGCACAGAGCTGTTGTGGACGCTGGTGGCGCGCACCGCCTACAGCGACGGCCGCATGGGCATGGCCAACGCCATGGCCTATTTCTCGATCCTGCTGTCGATCGCCTTCACCGTCTATTTCTTCAACAAGCTCGCCGCGGCGCGCACGCAGATCGGTGCGGAGTGGTGA
- a CDS encoding sugar ABC transporter substrate-binding protein yields the protein MNRLLSGVSAGVLMLASGAGAALAGDLPGKFEGVTVDVKLIGGQQYEKLYERIPEWEKATGAKVNILTKKNGFDIDKELKSDIASGSTNWCVGWNHSSFAPQYTGLYTDLSKLLPKAEIDAFVPSTIKSATIDGKLEMLPRAQFDVSALYYQKSLYENADNKTKFKAKYGYDLVPPDTWKEVTDQAEFFANPPNFYGTQFAGKEEAINGRFYEMVVAEGGEYLDKDGKPVFNSEAGIRALDWFVNLYKAKAVPAGTTNYLWDDLGQGFASGTVAINLDWPGWAGFFNDPKSSKVAGNVGVKVAPKGSSGKRTGWSGFHGFSVTENCPNKEAAASLVWWLTNEDSQKLEAAAGPLPTRTAVWDWDLKQAENDPYKKEVLTAFQEEAKHAFAVPQTPEWIEISNAVYPELQAAILGDKTSKQALDEAAAKATQILQDAGKL from the coding sequence ATGAACAGACTGCTTTCCGGCGTGTCCGCCGGCGTATTGATGCTTGCGTCAGGCGCAGGCGCTGCTCTTGCCGGCGACCTGCCCGGCAAGTTCGAAGGCGTGACCGTCGACGTGAAGCTGATCGGCGGCCAGCAATATGAAAAACTCTACGAGCGCATTCCCGAATGGGAGAAGGCAACCGGGGCCAAGGTCAACATCCTGACCAAGAAGAACGGCTTCGACATCGACAAGGAGCTCAAGTCCGACATCGCCTCGGGCAGCACCAACTGGTGCGTCGGCTGGAACCATTCGTCCTTCGCGCCGCAATATACGGGCCTCTACACCGACCTCAGCAAATTGCTGCCCAAGGCAGAGATTGACGCCTTCGTGCCGTCCACGATCAAGTCTGCAACCATCGACGGCAAGCTGGAGATGCTGCCGCGCGCGCAGTTCGACGTTTCGGCGCTCTACTACCAGAAGAGCCTGTACGAGAACGCCGACAACAAGACCAAGTTCAAGGCGAAATACGGCTATGATTTGGTGCCGCCGGACACCTGGAAGGAAGTCACCGACCAGGCCGAGTTCTTCGCCAACCCGCCCAATTTCTACGGCACGCAGTTCGCCGGCAAGGAAGAGGCCATCAACGGCCGCTTCTACGAAATGGTCGTCGCAGAGGGCGGCGAGTATCTCGACAAGGACGGCAAGCCGGTCTTCAACTCCGAGGCCGGCATCCGGGCGCTCGACTGGTTCGTCAACCTCTACAAGGCCAAGGCCGTGCCGGCCGGAACCACCAACTATCTCTGGGACGATCTCGGCCAGGGCTTTGCGTCCGGCACCGTCGCCATCAACCTGGACTGGCCGGGCTGGGCTGGTTTCTTCAACGACCCGAAGTCGTCGAAGGTCGCCGGCAATGTCGGCGTGAAGGTCGCGCCGAAGGGCTCGTCCGGCAAGCGCACCGGCTGGTCCGGTTTCCATGGCTTCTCGGTGACCGAGAACTGCCCCAACAAGGAGGCCGCGGCTTCCCTGGTGTGGTGGCTGACCAACGAAGACAGCCAGAAGCTCGAGGCCGCCGCTGGCCCGCTGCCGACCCGCACCGCTGTGTGGGACTGGGACCTGAAGCAAGCCGAAAACGATCCTTACAAGAAGGAGGTTCTTACCGCCTTCCAGGAAGAAGCCAAGCACGCCTTTGCCGTGCCGCAGACGCCTGAATGGATCGAGATCTCGAACGCCGTCTATCCCGAACTGCAGGCGGCGATCCTCGGCGACAAGACCTCGAAGCAGGCACTGGACGAAGCGGCTGCCAAGGCGACGCAAATCCTCCAGGACGCCGGCAAGCTCTAG
- a CDS encoding IclR family transcriptional regulator produces MDDSEDERYRAPALDKGLDILELLAGVDGGLTQAEIAKKLDRSPNEFYRMLDRLVRRGYVTRLDGDRYSLTLKLFGLAQLHAPVRRLVSYATPLMRELAETSQQANQLVVFDRGSAVVIGQQEAPNYWGISIRVGSHISLFDTGSGHVLLAFRSPEERQMMISEHVRSTDKTAQSAEFFTRLDQIRDRGYEMMASMQTAGVFNLSAPVRSSDGKAIAALSIPYITVVNAPSAPDITRTIELLLVTAEKLSHLAGSAVGSSA; encoded by the coding sequence ATGGACGACAGCGAAGACGAGCGCTATCGCGCGCCGGCGCTCGACAAGGGGCTCGATATCCTCGAACTGCTAGCGGGCGTTGACGGTGGTCTGACGCAGGCCGAAATCGCCAAGAAACTCGACCGCAGCCCCAACGAATTCTACCGCATGCTCGACCGGCTGGTGCGGCGCGGCTACGTCACCAGGCTCGACGGCGACCGTTATTCGCTAACGCTCAAGCTGTTCGGCCTGGCGCAGTTGCATGCGCCGGTGCGGCGGCTGGTTTCTTACGCCACGCCGCTGATGCGCGAACTTGCCGAGACATCACAGCAGGCCAACCAACTCGTTGTTTTTGATCGTGGTTCCGCCGTCGTCATCGGTCAGCAAGAGGCACCGAACTATTGGGGCATCTCGATCCGGGTCGGCTCGCACATCAGCCTGTTCGACACCGGTTCGGGCCATGTGTTGCTTGCCTTCCGCTCACCGGAAGAGCGGCAGATGATGATATCGGAACACGTCCGCAGCACCGACAAGACGGCGCAATCGGCTGAGTTCTTCACCCGGCTCGACCAGATCCGCGACCGCGGCTACGAGATGATGGCCTCGATGCAGACCGCCGGCGTCTTCAACCTGTCGGCCCCGGTGCGCAGTTCCGATGGCAAGGCGATTGCTGCGCTGTCGATTCCCTACATCACCGTCGTCAACGCGCCTTCGGCGCCCGACATCACAAGGACGATCGAGCTGCTGCTGGTCACGGCTGAGAAGCTGTCGCACCTCGCCGGCTCTGCAGTCGGCTCATCGGCGTAA
- a CDS encoding carbohydrate ABC transporter permease, giving the protein MDENSSARLKRRLTGVVYRIGLFLAMLTICLPGLWIVISSLRPTVEIMAKPPVWIPQEISFDAYVAMFSGIGKGGIPVIEYFRNSLIISVTSTVIAVAIGMAGGYAFARYRFRGKSSVFLGLMLTRTVPGIALSLPLFFLYVRLGIIDTHFGLILAYVALNVPFTIWLIDGFFRQVPKDLAEAAQIDGCTRWQAFWQVEFPLAGPGIASAAIFAFLTCWNEFALASQLTRSVSAKTLPVGLLDYTAEFTIDWRGMCALAVVMIIPALTLTYIVQKHLVGGLTSGAVKG; this is encoded by the coding sequence ATGGACGAGAATTCTTCCGCCCGCCTGAAGCGCCGGCTCACGGGCGTCGTCTATCGCATCGGCCTGTTCCTGGCGATGCTGACGATCTGCCTGCCGGGCCTCTGGATCGTCATCTCGTCGCTGCGGCCGACCGTCGAGATCATGGCCAAGCCGCCGGTGTGGATCCCGCAGGAGATTTCGTTCGACGCCTATGTCGCCATGTTCTCAGGCATCGGCAAGGGCGGCATCCCTGTCATCGAATATTTCCGCAACTCGCTGATCATCTCGGTGACCTCGACTGTGATTGCGGTGGCCATCGGCATGGCCGGCGGCTATGCCTTCGCGCGCTACCGCTTCCGCGGCAAATCGAGCGTCTTCCTCGGCCTGATGCTGACGCGCACGGTGCCGGGCATTGCGCTCTCGCTGCCGCTGTTCTTCCTCTATGTGCGGCTCGGTATCATCGACACGCATTTCGGGCTGATCCTTGCCTATGTCGCGCTCAACGTGCCGTTCACGATCTGGCTGATCGACGGCTTCTTCCGTCAGGTGCCCAAGGATCTCGCGGAGGCGGCGCAGATCGACGGCTGCACGCGCTGGCAGGCGTTCTGGCAGGTCGAGTTCCCGCTTGCCGGGCCGGGCATCGCGTCGGCGGCGATCTTTGCCTTCCTGACCTGCTGGAACGAGTTCGCGCTGGCCTCGCAACTGACCCGTTCGGTGAGCGCCAAGACGCTGCCGGTCGGACTGCTCGACTACACGGCCGAGTTCACCATCGACTGGCGCGGCATGTGCGCGCTTGCCGTGGTGATGATCATTCCGGCGCTCACCCTCACCTACATCGTCCAGAAACACCTTGTCGGCGGCCTGACCTCCGGCGCGGTGAAAGGCTGA